One window from the genome of Epinephelus moara isolate mb chromosome 5, YSFRI_EMoa_1.0, whole genome shotgun sequence encodes:
- the LOC126390858 gene encoding proline-rich protein 36-like has translation MDPEKTLTFCLGLKAEEMTMSLQGLDGTEAATVAVSQKEADMRTVNKVVKHHGGSGSQPVVSPKYCPGVNNNPGYLCETGHCCGETGCCTYYYELWWFWLLWTMLILFSCFCAYRHRRAKLRIQQQQRQREINLIAYNGACNYPSSMLDLSFLASFKLPSYEEVAAQPSTPPPPYSSVFALQGGAMGGPSSSYPHHHHHRHPCPPYLGPGPSGLTSSQSSDNYTSCSCESCSLTSPSSTSFSVQVTDETYDSSHISTPSEAGGDCVVMPRVGASFTPTPSPTPPSQVPPDVIPAATPDVIPVQRRSSNGSDGVSPSAPPLSLPLHSRPSHPSRLPLSPLILLSSLPPGQVHPLVLSDPLGAVAMQREKEEEAPPCVPVPRPTLSPPKQALFSAHVSVFTHCSNKEEQKQEKEEEEEEDDDEEDHFRHRRLTGDSGIEVCRCHVKREAQEDEELQKGHFGKGGKEAVKEEERADLLHDSLDCSLRAKAAAQSPHLDDCAEQRSHISSSSSFIQKTGEAIITVESS, from the exons G GTGGTGAAGCATCATGGAGGCTCTGGTAGCCAGCCTGTTGTCAGCCCCAAGTACTGCCCTGGGGTAAACAACAATCCAGGTTACCTGTGTGAAACAGGGCACTGCTGCGGAGAGACAGGCTGCTGCACCTACTATTATGAGCTGTGGT GGTTCTGGCTGCTGTGGACGATGCTGATTCTCTTCAGCTGTTTCTGCGCTTACCGCCACCGCCGGGCCAAGCTGAGgatccaacagcagcagagacagagggagatcAATCTGATTGCCTATAACGGAGCCTGCAACTACCCTTCCTCAATGCTGGACCTCA GTTTTCTGGCATCCTTCAAGTTGCCGTCCTATGAGGAGGTGGCAGCGCAGCCCAGCACCCCTCCTCCGCCTTACAGCTCCGTCTTCGCCCTGCAGGGAGGTGCCATGGGGGGCCCTAGCTCCTCTTACccccatcatcaccaccaccgtCACCCCTGCCCTCCCTATCTGGGCCCCGGTCCCAGTGGCCTGACTTCCTCCCAGAGCTCTGACAACTACACCAGCTGCTCCTGCGAGTCGTGCTCCCTCACCTCCCCCTCCAGCACCTCCTTCTCCGTTCAGGTGACGGACGAGACATACGACAGCAGCCACATCTCCACGCCCAGTGAAGCAGGGGGCGATTGTGTTGTCATGCCGAGGGTTGGGGCCAGCTTCACACCAACTCCTTCCCCGACTCCTCCATCACAAGTTCCACCTGATGTTATACCCGCGGCTACGCCAGATGTCATACCAGTACAGAGACGCTCCTCTAATGGCAGTGATGGAGTCTCACCTTCAGCTCCACCGCTCTCTCTTCCTTTGCACTCTCGTCCTTCACACCCCTCTCGCCTCCCACTTTCTCCCCTCATTCTGTTATCTTCCCTCCCTCCTGGTCAAGTCCATCCTCTCGTCCTCTCAGACCCACTCGGAGCTGTGGccatgcagagagagaaagaagaagaggccCCGCCTTGTGTTCCAGTCCCGAGGCCCACTCTGTCTCCCCCTAAACAGGCTCTCTTCTCTGcacatgtttctgttttcacacaTTGCAGCAACAAGGAGGAGCAAAagcaagaaaaagaagaggaggaagaagaagacgacgATGAGGAGGATCATTTCCGGCATCGACGGCTAACGGGCGACTCGGGCATCGAGGTGTGTCGCTGCCACGTGAAGAGAGAGGCACAAGAGGACGAGGAACTACAGAAGGGGCATTTTGGTAAAGGAGGGAAGGAGGctgtgaaggaggaggagagggcagaCCTGCTGCACGACAGCTTGGACTGTTCTCTCAGAGCGAAGGCCGCCGCTCAGTCACCACACCTGGACGACTGCGCTGAGCAGCGCAGCCACATCTCCTCATCCTCCAGTTTCATCCAGAAGACAGGCGAGGCCATCATCACTGTGGAGTCCTCGTAA
- the pdcd4a gene encoding programmed cell death protein 4a, producing MATEVDTWTSAPKADGVFSLDDNLAEADHPYSVDDDLLNEAEVNGNWTPQEKALHEARLKAKAKRRLRKSSSRNSTSESLSESGELAGSDPNSPKGKVNTNDRKSRTGKGRGLPKKGGAGGKGVWGAAGMVYEDEEPDMRDPNYDESAQGDTVYATVVPEIDEKELENMVNPIVQEYFEHGDTREVQMLLKELNLGQHKYEFSSLAVSLSLEGKASHRELTSRLLSDLSGKVLSQSEMARAFDKILKELPDLILDTPEAPQMLGQFVARAIADHVLPMSFLDCYKGKVDCEHARVALDRAEVLLTMKREMVRLDNVWGVGGGQRPVKHLVKEMNLLLKEYLISGDVAEAEHCLRDLEVPHFHHELVYEAVVMVLESKEEATASRVMIKLLQSFWKTGLITVDQMNRGFQRVYNELPEISLDVPHAHSIMETFVDLCYQEAVITKQLRDACPSRGRKRFVSEGDGGVIKN from the exons ATGGCGACCGAAGTGGATACGTGGACCTCCGCTCCCAAAGCCGACG GGGTGTTCTCTTTAGACGACAACCTGGCAGAGGCCGACCATCCCTACAGCGTTGACGATGATCTGCTCAATGAGGCGGAGGTGAACGGTAACTGGACGCCTCAGGAAAAAGCACTCCACGAGGCGCGACTCAAAGCCAAAGCCAAGCGCCGCCTGCGCAAGTCCTCATCCCGCAATTCCACCAGCGAGTCCCTCTCTGAGTCAGGAGAATTGGCAGGAAGTGACCCAAACAGTCCAAAGGGCAAAGTCAACACCAATGACCGCAAATCCAGGACGGGCAAAGGCAGAGGCCTGCCAAAAAAAG GTGGGGCAGGTGGTAAAGGAGTTTGGGGGGCAGCTGGGATGGTTTATGAAGATGAGGAGCCTGATATGCGGGACCCCAACTACGATGAATCTGCTCAG ggTGACACAGTTTATGCAACAGTTGTGCCAGAGATAGATGAGAAGGAACTGGAAAACATGGTCAACCCAATTGTACAGGAGTACTTTGAGCATGGAGACACAAGGGAGGTCCAG ATGCTGCTGAAGGAGCTCAACCTGGGCCAACACAAGTATGAGTTCTCCTCCCTGGCCGTGTCCCTGTCCCTGGAAGGCAAGGCCAGCCACAGAGAGCTGACCTCCCGCCTGCTGTCTGATCTGTCGGGCAAGGTGCTGTCACAAAGTGAAATGGCCCGAGCCTTCGACAAGATACTCAAAGAGCTGCCAGACCTCATACTGGACACACCGGAGGCTCCACAG ATGTTAGGCCAGTTTGTAGCCAGAGCCATAGCGGACCACGTCCTCCCCATGTCTTTCCTGGACTGTTACAAGGGCAAAGTGGACTGTGAGCATGCCAG AGTGGCTTTAGACCGTGCTGAAGTGCTGCTGACCATGAAGAGGGAGATGGTTCGTCTAGATAACGTGTGGGGCGTGGGCGGAGGCCAGAGACCCGTCAAACATCTCGTCAAAGAG ATGAACCTCCTGCTCAAAGAGTACCTGATATCAGGAGATGTTGCAGAGGCAGAGCATTGTCTGCGGGACCTGGAAGTCCCACACTTCCACCACGAGCTGGTCTATGAG GCTGTAGTGATGGTGCTGGAGTCAAAAGAAGAAGCCACTGCCAGTCGCGTGATGATAAAGCTGCTGCAGTCCTTCTGGAAAACAGGCCTCATCACTGTGGATCAGATGAACAGA GGTTTCCAGCGTGTCTACAATGAACTCCCTGAAATCAGCCTTGATGTGCCGCATGCCCACTCCATCATGGAGACCTTTGTGGACCTCTGCTACCAGGAGGCTGTCATCACCAAACAGCTGAGGGATGCCTGCCCCTCCAG